The Henckelia pumila isolate YLH828 chromosome 2, ASM3356847v2, whole genome shotgun sequence genome includes a window with the following:
- the LOC140880761 gene encoding pleiotropic drug resistance protein 1-like — protein sequence MEINSLQRSRNSIVRNVSAAWRNSNGMEVFSGSSREENDEEALKWAALEKLPTYDRLRKGILLGSRGDPIEIDVTDLGFQERKKLLDRLVNATDDNKTFLMKLKDRIDSVGIELPTIEVRFEHLNVETEAHVGSRALPSFVNFFTNIFEGFSNYLHILPSNKKQLLIVKDVCGILKPFRMTLLLGPPGSGKTTLLLALAGMLDPSLNSSGKVTYNGHNMEEFVPQRTAAYISQHDVHLGEMTVRETLAFSARCQGVGSSHDMLAELSRREKEANIKPDPDVDIYMKAAAVEGQEASVVTDYVLKVLGLDICADTLVGNDMIRGISGGQKKRVTTGEILVGPAKALFMDEISTGLDSSTTFQVVNSIRQSIHILSGTALISLLQPEPEIYDLFDDIILMSEGQIVYQGPRDKVLDFFQYLGFKCPERKGVADFLQEVTSKKDQQQYWANNEKPYRFISVKEFAEMFKVSEIGQKLNAELVIPFDKNRSHPAALATKDYGLSKMELLKACTSREILLMQRNSFLYIFKLFQMTIMATLAMTTFLRPKMPRDDIADGRIFSGSLFFVVTVATFNGMAELALIIQKLPVFYKQRDFYFYPAWTYALPNWILSIPINVVEIAVLVALTYYEIGYDSNVWRLLKYYMLLLLEVQTASALFRLIGVVGRNMIVANTYGFFVLLLIFAFSGFVLARESVKKWWIWGYYISPMMYADNAILVNEFRGHSWRKVPANSNISLGVHVLNDLGFFPESYWYWIGAGALTGWILLYSFCSILALTWLNPPRKPQAVLPESIAENENERGTLTTTIIREDQRRKKDVILPFEPHSMAFDEVTYSVDMPQEMKDQGASGDRLVLLHGVSGVFRPGVLTALMGVSGAGKTTLMDVLAGRKTGGYVEGRIMISGYPKKQETFARISGYCEQNDIHSPCVTVYESLLFSAWLRLPSDVDSETRKMFIENVMELVELTQLREGLVGLPGVNGLSTEQRKRLTIAVELVANPSIIFMDEPTSGLDARAAAIVMRTVRNTVDTGRTVVCTIHQPSIDIFEAFDELLLMKRGGREIYVGPLGRQSCHLIQYFERIPGVKKIRDGYNPATWMLEVTTSSQEMIQGFDFTEHYKTTELYRRNKALINELSTPRPGSQELHFPTLYSQPWFTQCIACLWKQHWSYWRNPLYSAVRLVYSTFLAVVFGSMFWDLGSKRGTTQNIFNAMGSMYASVFFLGVQIASSVQPVVSVERTVYYREKAAGLYSALPYAFGQALIEVPYGLIQATIYGTIVYAMIGFEWTTTKFFWYIFFMSVTILYFTFYGMMAVAMTPNINIANIVSYAFYSFWNLFSGFIIPRPRTPIWWRWYHWANPVAWSLYGLVASQFGDVEDLLDTRQSVQEFVRDYFGFRHDLLGLAAGVIVGFVVLFAFVFAYCVKSLNFQRR from the exons ATGGAAATAAATAGTTTACAAAGATCCAGAAACAGTATCGTGAGAAATGTTTCGGCAGCATGGAGAAACAGCAACGGCATGGAAGTATTTTCAGGTTCATCAAGGGAAGAAAATGATGAAGAAGCCCTTAAATGGGCCGCCCTCGAAAAGCTTCCGACATATGATCGGTTAAGGAAAGGCATCCTTCTTGGATCAAGAGGCGATCCTATTGAGATAGATGTAACTGATCTTGGATtccaagaaaggaagaaattgCTCGACAGGCTGGTAAACGCCACCGACGATAACAAGACGTTTCTGATGAAACTCAAGGATCGGATCGATAG TGTTGGGATAGAATTGCCTACTATTGAAGTGAGATTTGAGCACCTAAATGTTGAAACAGAAGCTCATGTTGGAAGTAGAGCTTTGCCCTCTTTCGTCAACTTTTTCACAAATATCTTCGAG GGATTCTCAAACTATCTTCACATACTTCCTAGCAACAAGAAGCAACTATTGATCGTGAAAGATGTCTGTGGAATCTTGAAGCCTTTCCG AATGACACTTCTTTTAGGTCCTCCCGGTTCGGGAAAGACGACACTTTTGTTGGCTTTGGCTGGAATGCTTGATCCTTCTTTGAAC TCTTCAGGAAAGGTGACATATAATGGGCATAACATGGAAGAATTTGTACCACAAAGAACTGCTGCATATATAAGCCAACATGATGTTCACTTGGGGGAAATGACTGTTAGAGAAACCTTGGCTTTTTCCGCTAGGTGCCAAGGAGTTGGGAGTAGTCACG ACATGCTAGCAGAGTTATCAAGAAGAGAAAAAGAAGCAAATATAAAGCCTGATCCCGATGTGGATATCTACATGAAA GCAGCAGCTGTAGAAGGCCAAGAAGCAAGTGTAGTCACAGATTATGTTCTTAAG GTGCTGGGATTAGATATTTGTGCTGATACGCTGGTGGGAAATGACATGATCAGGGGGATCTCTGGCGGACAGAAAAAACGAGTTACAACAG GTGAGATTTTGGTTGGACCCGCAAAGGCACTCTTCATGGATGAAATATCAACAGGATTAGATAGTTCTACGACATTCCAAGTGGTGAATTCCATCAGACAATCCATCCATATTCTCAGCGGAACAGCTCTTATTTCCCTTCTTCAACCCGAACCAGAGATTTACGATTTGTTCGATGACATAATCCTTATGTCAGAAGGGCAGATTGTTTATCAAGGCCCTCGGGACAAAGTGCTCGATTTTTTCCAATATTTGGGCTTCAAATGCCCTGAAAGAAAGGGTGTGGCAGATTTCTTGCAAGAA GTAACTTCAAAGAAAGATCAACAACAATATTGGGCAAATAATGAGAAGCCTTATAGGTTTATTAGTGTTAAAGAATTTGCTGAAATGTTTAAGGTGTCTGAGATTGGGCAGAAACTAAATGCAGAATTAGTAATTCCATTTGATAAAAATAGAAGCCACCCTGCTGCATTGGCAACCAAAGACTATGGTCTCAGCAAAATGGAGCTTTTAAAAGCTTGCACATCCAGAGAAATCTTGCTCATGCAGAGAAACTCATTTCTTTACATCTTCAAGCTCTTCCAG ATGACTATCATGGCCACCCTTGCAATGACGACATTCTTACGGCCTAAAATGCCACGAGATGACATAGCAGATGGAAGGATATTTTCTGGATCTTTGTTCTTTGTTGTCACCGTTGCTACATTCAATGGAATGGCAGAGCTAGCCCTGATTATTCAAAAGCTTCCTGTCTTCTACAAGCAAAGGGATTTTTACTTTTACCCTGCATGGACTTACGCCCTTCCAAATTGGATCCTTTCAATCCCAATCAACGTAGTTGAAATAGCCGTTCTTGTGGCATTAACTTACTATGAAATAGGCTATGATTCAAACGTGTGGAG GTTATTGAAATACTATATGTTGCTCTTACTTGAGGTTCAAACGGCATCGGCTTTGTTCAGACTCATCGGGGTGGTTGGTAGGAACATGATCGTAGCTAACACATACGGCTTTTTCGTATTGCTCCTAATTTTCGCCTTCAGTGGCTTTGTCCTGGCACGAG AAAGCGTCAAGAAATGGTGGATATGGGGTTATTATATCTCCCCAATGATGTATGCTGACAATGCAATTTTGGTTAACGAGTTCAGAGGGCATAGTTGGAGAAAG GTTCCTGCAAATTCCAATATATCATTGGGAGTCCATGTTTTAAATGATCTTGGGTTTTTCCCTGAATCGTACTGGTACTGGATTGGAGCCGGGGCATTAACAGGATGGATATTACTATACAGCTTCTGTTCGATTCTTGCTCTGACTTGGCTTAACC CTCCGAGGAAACCACAAGCTGTATTACCCGAAAGTATTGCAGAAAATGAGAACGAAAGGGGCACTTTAACAACAACAATTA TTAGAGAAGATCAAAGAAGGAAAAAAGACGTCATTCTTCCATTCGAACCACACTCAATGGCATTTGATGAGGTCACATATTCCGTCGACATGCCTCAG GAAATGAAAGACCAAGGAGCTAGTGGAGACAGATTAGTACTTCTCCATGGTGTGAGCGGTGTTTTTAGGCCGGGTGTTCTCACAGCTCTAATGGGAGTGAGTGGCGCTGGTAAGACGACGCTTATGGACGTCCTGGCTGGTCGAAAAACCGGTGGATATGTCGAAGGACGTATCATGATTTCCGGTTATCCCAAGAAGCAAGAAACATTTGCTCGGATTTCAGGTTATTGTGAACAGAACGACATCCACTCCCCTTGTGTTACAGTTTACGAGTCACTGCTATTCTCAGCTTGGCTTCGTTTGCCCTCAGATGTAGATTCCGAAACCAGAAAG ATGTTTATTGAGAATGTGATGGAACTCGTGGAGCTGACACAGTTGAGAGAAGGACTAGTTGGCTTACCCGGGGTCAATGGTCTCTCAACTGAGCAACGAAAGAGGTTAACTATTGCTGTAGAGCTGGTAGCAAACCCGTCTATAATTTTCATGGACGAGCCAACTTCAGGGCTGGATGCAAGAGCTGCAGCAATTGTTATGAGAACGGTCAGGAACACAGTCGACACTGGTAGGACAGTCGTGTGCACCATCCATCAGCCTAGCATCGACATATTCGAAGCTTTTGATGAG CTACTTTTGATGAAACGAGGGGGAAGAGAAATATATGTGGGGCCACTAGGTCGACAGTCTTGCCATCTGATCCAGTACTTTGAG AGAATTCCGGGAGTAAAAAAAATCAGGGATGGTTATAATCCAGCAACCTGGATGCTTGAAGTGACAACTTCATCTCAAGAAATGATCCAGGGATTCGATTTCACTGAACATTACAAAACCACAGAACTTTACAG GAGGAACAAAGCTTTGATAAATGAGTTAAGCACTCCTCGTCCGGGTTCTCAAGAGCTGCATTTTCCTACTCTGTATTCCCAACCATGGTTCACACAATGCATAGCTTGCCTATGGAAACAACATTGGTCATACTGGCGTAATCCTCTCTATTCTGCAGTGAGGCTTGTATACTCAACATTTTTAGCCGTTGTCTTCGGTTCAATGTTCTGGGATCTTGGTAGTAAAAG GGGAACAACACAAAACATTTTCAATGCTATGGGATCTATGTACGCTTCCGTTTTCTTTCTAGGGGTGCAAATCGCTTCGTCTGTTCAACCTGTTGTTTCTGTTGAACGGACCGTTTATTATAGAGAAAAGGCTGCTGGATTGTATTCAGCTTTGCCATATGCATTCGGCCAG GCTTTGATTGAAGTCCCATATGGTTTAATTCAAGCTACTATATATGGAACTATAGTTTATGCAATGATTGGATTCGAATGGACAACAACAAAATTCTTTTGGTACATATTCTTTATGTCCGTCACTATACTGTACTTCACATTCTACGGCATGATGGCTGTGGCAATGACTCCAAACATCAATATTGCAAATATTGTATCGTACGCGTTTTACTCATTTTGGAATCTCTTCTCGGGGTTTATAATCCCCAGACCG AGGACACCCATATGGTGGAGATGGTACCATTGGGCGAACCCAGTAGCATGGAGTTTGTACGGTTTGGTTGCTTCTCAATTTGGGGACGTGGAGGATCTGCTTGACACAAGACAATCGGTCCAAGAATTTGTGAGAGATTATTTCGGGTTTAGGCATGATCTTCTTGGCTTGGCTGCTGGTGTTATTGTTGGATTTGTTGTTTTGTTTGCTTTTGTTTTTGCATATTGTGTCAAGTCTTTAAATTTCCAGAGGCGTTAG